Below is a window of Thunnus maccoyii chromosome 16, fThuMac1.1, whole genome shotgun sequence DNA.
TTTCACTTCCTAGTCAAGTCATCAGATATTTTCCTCCACAGAATGAAGCACGTAAGCTCAATCACCAGGAGGTTGTGGAGGAGGACAAGAGACTGAAACTCCCCACTAATTGGGAGGCTAAGAAAGCCCGGCTGGAGTGGGAGCTTGCTGAAGATCAAAAGAAAAAGGTATTTCAGTCTCTTAAGTATGTAAGTATAGTACCCATAAGCTCCGTGAAGCTTCACATATTCAGcatgatatatacagtaccagtcaaaagtttggacacactttctcattcaagttaATGGGaaactgtgtccaaacttttgaatgGTTAttgcagtgtttcccacagaatCAGGTTGTGTTTGTGGTGGTAGAAGGTGGGGAACTTGTtattacagtctatggtcagCGCTTTACAAAGGAATGTAGACACACAATCTATCTTTAAGTGTTCATGTGGAAATAGTGCCTCTCAAGTGTAGATGGTGTGATGTGACTGTAGGGTAAAAGTTCAGAGGAGGCTGTTTGTGTGCAGCGGGGGGAGAACAAACCAGAgcaggtgtgtctgtgtctgtttgggaTTATGTCAGCGTGGTGCAGCTCCAGAAATAGAAAATCAATTTGTGGCAGGCAAAGTTTTATTGTGGCAGGCtgccacaaataaataaatgaatgtatgggAAACCCTGTACTGTAGATAGAGATGTTTTGAGTGAGTTAAACTGAGCTGACTGACCAAAGCAAAGTGCAGTAGGAGCATAATGTCCTAACATCGTGCTCCATACAGGGTGCTCTTGGAGAATGGAAAACATCCACCAGTAAATTGTAAATGTTGCCACAGACTTCAAACTGGGAAAACTTTACTCTGAAATATCACACCAAAGATTTTAAGTGAATAattttcatatacagtaaatctccaaagcaacatgttttttcctgctttgcATTAATGAAATATCAATACTTGTCTTTCAGGATTGTGCTTCCAAAGGTGAGGACTATGACAGAGTGAAACTGCTGGAGATCACTGCTGACGATGCAGAGCggtgggagagaaagaagaagaagaagaacccAGACACAGGATTTGCAGGTTGGTGGAAGGGTCTCCAGTAGTAGTGCAACGGATGGTAAAATCTTGGtcacaatctgtgtcagactgtatgATATCAATTTGAGACTGTCAGATTGTGTCCATGGTGAAGTGTAGCAATAAAACGTTAATAGAAAACAGTATATGAAAGCAGAGACACGTCATCAGCTTGCATCATCCATCTGCTGAtctgatgttttgaaaatgcagatAAGTCACAcaaattcattttgttttttgtgtgccATGGATGTATGAATTGAGGAGTGTGTTTTCTccctaaactttatttttaaaaactgcatttaggAGATGTCACACTGGACAGTGTAACATTTCATGTCGTATTCTGATTTATTATATCTGGTTTATTTGTAGACGTCATAGCAGCAGTCAGagaatttggtcttaaatttATGACACTTTCAGGGTTTTGCCTCAGGTTGTCTTTGGTTGCCAAACCTCCAAATTGGTCATTGGTCAGTGGAAGTGTCTCACAGTGCGATCTAGGACCACCGTTTTGGATTGACAGCCAAAGATTTTACCATGTTTCTCTCATGATGGTCAACTTTAGTCTCAGGCagcccaaaatcacacagtgtaAAGGGGCCTTAAGTCTACCcagttgtttgtttgtcctCCTCGGGATGATGTCAGCAGCTCACCTGGTGGTGCACCTGGGGCTGCTGCATATGAGAAACCTCCAGCACTGGTTTGCACAGTTTTGGCTGCATTCAAGCCAGGACAACAATGTCCCGCCATGGCTGCAGGTATAGGTTTATTCACCTGAGGgctttctcctccctcctcacaCCGTTGGGAGGAGGAGCGTCTTCACACCTCACACCtcacaaaacagcagagcatGCGCACGGCAGCTTTCAGGAAGTCCGACTACAGAAGTTATTAGGTGGTTGGTTGCCCACCCCCGGTGGGTATGAGGACGCACTCCACCAGGGGCATCGTATCCTCTATGGCGCCAGTGTCCTCAGTGGAGGACATCTGTTTGGCTGCTTCCTGGTCTTCCACTTTGACCTTTATGCAGACAGATCTCAGGGACATGACAGGTGATTCAATGTTTCATTCAATGCTTGTTGCACTGTCTGGGGGGGACCTCGTCTGGAGTAGGCTGAGGTGTTTTGGTAAGCGTCCAGCTTGTTACTGGCTTTTTGCAGTCCGGTGCAAGGCCCTCAGGCAGCTGTCAGGCGGCTGCTGTTTCTTGGTTGTGGCTGGGTTTGGACTAGTGTCAGTTCAGGCCCAGCTGGGAGTACATCTCATCCCTAACGGCCTTAGCCTTAGGTTTTAACCAATAGCGAAGCCTGTTAGAGGGTGGAGTATGCATGACATAAAAATAGTAGTTGCCTGGATGCAACTCCAGTTCAACGAGTATGTGCGTAGCCCTCTAACCACAAGCCCAGCTGACctcagttgtttgtttgttgagtTTCAAAGGGAGACGAGCAGCAAGTGCGCTGGGGCTTTATACTGGGAGGGTGCTGTGTGGTAGCTATGTTCTGGTTGGGCGGTGAGCATAGAGGTCTTTCTCAGGTGCCAAGACAGAGCCTCGTAGGGTAAACCAATAGCAAAGCCCATTAGAAGGctacacacatactcatacatagaactggagtttttctgttgttatctGGCAGCATCTAGGTGTGGGATAGTTGAAAGGCTACCACAGTACCACCCTTATCCTGGTTAACTGTCCGTTTTGCCCCTTGAATATTCTAGCTTATTTCTTGTCTACTGTATACTTACAGCTTAACATATGATTTGTAAGCTGTCTGAAATTTACAATTCACCTCTTTTGCTTGGAGATGTTTTGTCAAATTTCCAATGTGGTTTGATGTATTCTAGAGATTATATATAGATAAGAAGAGGCGGTGCTGTACTGGAACTCGTTATCAAAGTTGCAAGCTACTTTCCTCCCTCAAATGCTGTGTGTGACTTTCCAAACAACTTGTATTGAGGTAGGTGGGTGGAACCATGTGGATGCCATCTTTTGATCACCCAGCAACACATGCTGTCACAAGCTCTATATTTCAACTGACAAATAAACAACTGTGTGAAGCAGTTAAGCTCAAAAGTAAGATCTAAAGACAGCATGCTTATTTAgcttaaagtttttaaaaaggaatCTAAGCTGATTACACATTTCTTTATCGATTATAGGAaatcatgtttctctctctatcacacCTAATATGATCAAGGTTGTTTAACACACTGAAGTGGTTGTCACTTACTGATTGTATTGACTTTGGAATCCTTTTGCAAGCGTTTATAGTCACGTCAGGAAGTAACCTGGAAGCACATAGCAATTGGATCAGGGCTGCTCTATTTTAGGCATGGGTAAACCCCCCCGTCACGCCGTAGAACCTCAGTCTATTCATTTAGTAAATAGTAATTTAATACAGTTTACTGTTGAGGAAACAAGTGGTACACCGTGATTCTTTTCTGCTGTGCTGTAgcatgtttgtttaaaaagtctttCCACTTCCTTATCACACAGTGTTGCCACTAAAAATGGCTCCACCTAAATTATACATAGTGTACACAGCAACACTGGTTGCATGTAAGGACCCCTTGGGTTATTAATCCTCTCAAACTGCTCCCAATTTAATCTACTAAAAAAGGGGCTTGTTCTGTCTCCTAAATATGGCTGCCATCTGTTGCATCAAAACCTCGTCTGAATTAAAACCTCTGGGGAGAAAATTATCACCAGAGGGGCTTCAatagaggaagggaggaggagagttGCCTCCTCGTCCCTTCTTAACCAGCCGCAGGTTGTGTTGCTGAGCCTCGTGCCTGCTTGCTGTTTGTTCCGGTAATTATAACTCACtcaaattttctttctttctctctctctctgtgcctcactcacacacactcacacaatggGCCGCAGGTTATGCTGAGGCCCAATTCAGACAATACCAGAGGCTCACCAAGCAGATCAGACCAGACATGGAGGGCtacgagagacagagagaagaatgGTGAGTTAAGTCCGTCCCATCTTTTCTTTGCTGTGACAGTACTGCATCTGTGTCCTTGATGCTCTCTCCAGACAGCTCAAAATGGGAAGAAATGTCCTCTGGCAATACTAGACTTTTGTGCATTCCCACTAAGAGGCCCATAAAAATGATACATGAGGATAACTCTACTATTAAGAGCATAACTGTGAAATCTCTAGTCAAGTAAAATGAATTGTAAGGATTTTCTCAGCGTAATCCTCTTAGAATTCACCCATCACATGTGCACAAAGCATTTCCTATATGTTAACTATAGTGCCCCATCATTTGCCCTGGGGTTAGTGCTGACATAAATGCCCATCCCCATAATAATTTAaagattttcaaatgtaaattcAAGGCATACACGCTAAGGTCGAAGTAGAGTTCAGGGCCTGCATGTTTTTTACCCTTAAAGGCTTGCAGAACCGTGAAGGATGCACCGACACATTTTGCCCTGAAGTCGCATCATCTTCTTTCATCAGGATGACTGTAATTACAATGATGGGATAGAAAAGCCAGTTCAAGTATGTTAAAATGGTGATTATCTGTGATAATGTATTTCTAATTTCCTTTGCTGGGGTTCCACAGCGGTGAGGACTTCCACCCCACGTCCAATAGCCTGATCCACGGCACCCATGTCCCTACAAAGGAGGGCATTGACCGCATGGTGGAAGATGTCGAGAAACAGTAAGTCATACtcaaaaacagacagatatgcCATATCCCTTCCTGACCCTCCATTAATATCATCTCAGTCTCAAAATCACTGCGTGTAGACTGAGATAACAACTAAGATAAAGCAACGTACTGACTGACTATTGCTTTCCCTTCTATCCCTGCAGTTTTCTCTTAACTAGCTAATAAGCTAAACGCTAAATAATTGATAACTTTGAGAAAATATTGATCCCTACATAAGTCAGCCATTAGCTACTTGTAAAAAGGTCCTCAATAGCATTTTGTCCCTTCATCACTATCAAACAGAATCACTGGTGAGCTCAGCTCTATCAAGGCTCAACCTTGCTGATTGTGATTGATTTATTCAATTAAAACAGCCAAATTATTTTTCCATCCATCTCAGCATGACGGTGGGTTCAGTCAGACCTTTTCCGGCACTGGTACACCACAAACTTAATCTGGAGATAGTTCTCGATGATGTGAGACTATTTCAATCGTAATAAATTGTGTGGAAGGACTGAGTTTGTGATCTCTTTGCCAATTTGGATGAGGGGGATGTTTTGTGTGAACCAGGGCCTATCTGATGAAATCAGCCCCGGAGTGGAAATCCTGATGCAAGTGGCTGATAGCAGGCAGCTCATTACTATCTGCATGGGGTGATACTTAGATGGGAGGAGGCCAACTTACCCAACTGGactattttaaacatgtttaccAGGGTCCTTGTCAGCACACGGCTCCTGGGCAGACCATAGCAGTCTATGTGCATGACCTTTCATCTGTTTGATATCTCATGTCACCACAAGGAACCTCGATATGTATTTTGGTCAGTGGGTGTTGGTAGATGGTTTGGCAAACCTTTATGAAAACCACGAGAGGCCAGTAAAATCATGTAACAAAAGATCAAACGGTACCTTTGGTGTCTCATATTTAACTTAAAGCTGCTTCAAACCGTTTAGTTCTTCTACTTGTCCTTGTTAAGTTTTTGTCTTTGCTACAGAAGTCCCTTTCACCTTTGATTAGCCTGGTCTTTCCCTGAGCCGAGCTATATTTGAGACAGTCTAAGGCTTGTGTTAGAGATGCGACTGTGGGGCATTAGACAAGAGTTCAGCTGCCAGGGTATGACGCACAACAATGCTTTGAAGACACATTGAATCAAGACTAGGAGCTCACAAATTGACAGTATTTTCCTCTGAGTatgtgagtgggtgtgtgtgtgtgtgtgtgtatgtatgagtaCGTTACGTTTTCCATTGCCACTCTCCTTGCCAAATGTAAATGCACGGCCCCAAATTATTGCCTGCAGCCAATTATTGTTATTGGATATGCCATGGATAGTGGCCATATTGGTTTACAAAACCTTCACTAAGCTGCTTTTATTTGCGATTGTCAGAATCGAGAAGCGGTCCAAGTACAGCCGACGCAGGGCTTACAATGACGACGCAGACATCGACTACATCAACGAGAGGAACGCCAAGTTCAACAAGAAGGCGGAGCGCTTCTACGGCAAATACACAGCAGAGATCAAACAAAACTTGGAGAGAGGCACAGCTGTCTAGTGGGTCCAGTCACCTCATGGACATGTTCATTGCTTCAGTTTTCTCTTCATTCAGGAGTCTTGGATGCATATTTTTCTTCCAAGAATACATGTATTTCATAGCTAAAACAGACTTTGTTGTAACGCTGAGTTTATTTTGAGCTGAAAGATAATTCAATCATCTGTAAGATATGTAATGTTTGGTGTTTCTTTGTACAGTATAGGAAGTGAGAACAGTTATGAGTATtcttatcctttttttttcttttaaataaaccaCTTTCAGTTTTCCAGTTATCTTGCACACTTATTGGTTTTTCTGCGTGTGGTCTCATGACAGAGACCTTTCGAGCGTGAGAATGAACTACCATTAACTAGCATCAAAACCCTCGGGGGCACGTTGAGCAGAGGATGCCAGCCAATGAATGTTTTAGTGTAGGTGCACATAGAGATAAGGACCAACAATTGAGCAATTCAATTTATTCATTATCACCCACATCTCAGTTTAACCAACTTGCCCCAAGCTGTGACATGAGCAGGAAAGCCTTGTGActgaagataaaaagaaaagaaaacaggttcCCATGCGAGTCTCCCATCTCTGCAGTCCTGTCGGTCAGAAAGTAATGGCATTGCTCCCTCTACAGGGCAGACAGCTATCACTATGTGTGGGGGGGAATGTAGTATTAACAGTGAATGTGTCCTTACTTGAAATGCAACGTTACATATCATCTGCATCACTCAATCTTCTAAATAAGCCTCAAAATAAATTTATGAGATGCCCTCAAAGGGTAGTAAGCAAAGACGTTTTGACAGAAGTTGTTTATGTCTTGCTGATGAAGGCTGGGGGCCGGGGCGGAGGGGGGTCATCAAATTATGCCTTTGATAGCTGACTCAACTTTAGAGCTGTTATGGAGTGTATTAAGTGTTCATGTGTATGATTGTgatatttttgtagttttatctGATTAGCCCAAGGATATTGGCTGGGGATTTTATATGGAACAACGGCATAAATTGTTGTTGTGTCTCACACACGATATGACACCTTTGATTCTTTCAAGGCCAACTGCCAGTTGAAATGTTCCCCttatataacaaaacaatttaagCCTAATAAACATAAGGAAATGACTGCGTAACAGTTGAGTGTCAATAGGTGAGTTTGCCTGCAAGTGACTAAGTGGCActaattcttatttttaaaaagaaacctacaagaaaaaaacaaaacatgcataTTCACGATGAATCAGTCATAAAAGAATGACAGGACGAACTTGTCTGTCTTCTCTGCATTTCCTCATACAACTAGGAAGGAGTGTGCTATGTGTGCACATCACTACAGCTGACGTGTAGCAAGAAAACAGCACCTACTCCCTGCTCGTAATTTCTGTAACTGTGTTACGTGTTTTCATGTCTTATCTCCTATCAGAGTAATTATTCAGAAGTGCAGGTCAGTTTACAGCAAGAGACACGCAGTCTGGCAGTTAGATTTTACCTTTCTATTACAACAGATTGTGACACGCATCTAAGTTATCAGCCTGAAAAATCTTGGGAGGATACATATTTGTCACTTATTCTATTAGATAAGTTACCTCTAGCGGTAATTCACTAGTATTTTCAACTTAGGCCAAGAAACCGTCAAACTCAGTAAACACATGCTTTAGGATAAGACGCACATAAGCCACAACAGCAGGATACATCAAGTCACTCGAGAAGGAACATGTTCAAGTCTTGTGTTAGTAGACAGTTGATGGTGATAGATGGTTGGATCATCTGAGCTGCCAGAGAAAGAGCTGAGAGTGTGGTAGTGATACATTAATAAAGGCTTTTTCTCAGAGCAGATGTTTTGACTAGTCcaatagtaggaaaagcacaggtgagACTTATAACATTAACAAAGGCTCCGTCTTATGCAAGTGTCCCAGTGAGCACAATGATGCACAATACCAGAACTATTCACTTTATCATTCACGCCTGCGATTgtcctactgtgacatgtcaacatgaaaaaggcctattgtaAGATTTGATGCATGAATTTGATGTACAGTAATACAGccatgtcatttcatttcattcatttcttacaTCCCTCAACAAACCGGACATGTAGGCTGTAATTCAGAGGTCTGTAACCAGGATATTACATAAACCCAAAAATCTCAATGAAAAGAAAACGCCCCTAGCAACCAAGCGGGgaactgtttaaaaaagaaaaaaagtttctgtATTATGTGATAATGCTGACACTGTGTGGTCATGCTAGAAAATGCAACTAACTTGAATGAGACCTGTTGACATTGTGCAGTTGTAAGAGGACAGAAATATCACGGCCATGAGAACATGTATTTATGCTGGAATGTAGGAGAATCCCTACTGGCAAAACTACAACTAGACATGCACACAAGGCCAAAAAACAAACCCTGCACCTTTTTTGTGGTGAAGCAAATGTGTCACCCTGTTCTCTATCTCAACTGCCTGATGTATTAACCCGCATGTACATGTACTCACTATTGTAGCTACTGCAGGATGATTTAtagatttctttttcattggtgacaataaaactaaatgttCCATGTCGTTGACACTTAAGGatttttattgatgtatttttattgagctaaaatgattaatcgatcaacagaaaattaatctgtaactgttgaacaaaaatgccaaacgttTGATGGCtcctactttttaaaatgaggatttgctgcttttcattctttaaacaaaagcaaattcAATGTCTTTGGGTCTAActgttagacaaaacaagacctCAGATAAAATCACCTTGGACTGTGGAAAACTAATGGGCATTTTTctagttttctgatgttttatagaccaagtgATTGAGATTTTATGCTCTATAAAAATGGATTTACCTGGGTTATTTTACAATTAAACAGATGTCTCTTCATGTTTATTACTACTTGACTGTCCATTAATGcatcattattttcatacagACTAGTAACTGACATGTACTGAGGAACACTTTGGATCCTCCTTAGCGTTCATTAATAGTCTGTATAACCATTGTGTCGTCATATGATTTAGTCAGTCTTGGGAACATCTGAAACCTGACAACTTTCATTCAAGGCTCAAAATTGGCTCACTGACTGCAAATCAGCAATATATGTGACCaattaaagaatgaaaagacacattatgtatttttttaatcaaataaagacTTTATTGAATTTATAAACAGCACCATATAAAActaagggaaaaaaaattatcCCACCTGAACGAATTCTTCAATTCTTCCAACTTAACTCTAACATCTGAAAGAAAACATCTGCTATAAAATGATTGAACATaatatggacaaaatatttacagtatttacagtgtCCATGTACTCTGCCACACTAGTGTGACGTTTTGAGTGTATGTTTGCGTGCGCTTGACGTTTGTCGTGATCTGACTGGAACCCAGTGGCCGTAAGGCTTCCTGCTTTCATAGCTGTCCACTCTGGGAGTTACCTTAGCACAAGACGGAGCTGCCACTGTTGGTTTGGCCACAGAATTCTGAAGGGACAAGATGAGGAGAAACAAAAAGTAATTAGAACATGTTCAGGGTAATGTGAAGCAGTGTTTTTGGCTTTTAACATCAacagtttaattaaaataagaaGACATTGCAATTTAAGTCACTTACATTAATGCTGAAAGAGATGGTTTTCCTTTTAGGGGACATCTTTGGGCTGAACTCATCAGGCTCCACATCACTGCTctgtttcaaaaaacaaaaatcagacTTAGTTAGATATGAGTGTAAAACTTGTGGTAGAGCTTTGACAGTTTGTGAAGTTCATACAGATTGATTATAGGTGCCATTACTAATATTATAAAGCACTTCTATTGTATAGGTAATCATTTAAGTGTTAGCTTCAACAAACTGCAGCTCTCATGCACATTTTCTCCTCACACTGCTGTCAAAGACTAGgccattaaaatgaatgtttcaaGGACAGACCTTGAAACagaataaagataaaaacaaattaaaaaacaaaactgcaaacaaaataaagtaaagagGATGTCTTCTCTGTCTAGAGTGGCAGAATGATGGTGACGTAGGTTTCCCAGACCCTCAGCACACGCCTCATGTACCAACTTATCTTTGGCATATGGAGAGGAGTTCTTCATCTGTTTTTAGTTCTCGACAGGAATAGTCACTATAATGCAGCCCACACGCCTGCGCTCCATCAGCGAGTGGAGGATTCTGCTAAATAACAATGACCCATTTCAACTGCAAGCACAAATACATTCGTCATGTCAAAATTCTACAGCCTGTATGAAGTATGAAGTCAGTGAAATTCAGTGTCTGAATTGCTTGTGTATCTAAATATCTATGTGTGTAATTAGCATTTACAAAGACTGTGCATCATATCTAAATGTGAGATAATCTGTGTATTTATAATTGAATTCAAACCTCTAGTTGATGAACTACGCATTGTGAACATTGCAAGAATTATCAGTTAACCTTTCACGCAAACACATATTGTCGTCACCCAAGTCACATGACAGCCCTTTAATCCCAGGTGCCGATGAGTGAAGGAGACCACTGTCATGTTATCTATGAAGACAGGAATAAATACAGAGAGCATGTGTATTCCCTCAGGGGTCCAAAGGTCAACACAAGACACAGGAAATTCAACACAACATAGACCTGAAGCTTAACAATACACAACTTTAGAGATTAGCACTCTGTTTGCACACTGTATCTTTGTTGCAACTTTGGTAAAATGGTGCAACAGCTAGAAgcaacttattttaaaaaagaaaagaaaacaaaacagtacagCCAAAGATATGTGTATCATTTACCCATAtagtaaaaaattaaataatggACAGTGCATTGTCATGCACGAGTGGTTTGGAAAAACTGATCCCTAAAATTCTCATCACTTGCCTTGTCCAAGATAGAAGAAAGTACTTACTTCTAGGCCTTTAATTACAATTTGTGCCAAAGCCTCATCTTTACTGTGTGATACGTTTTGTGTATACCCATCATTCACTCTCAGACACCCACCTGTGATGGAGTCTTTTCAGGGTCTTGTCTCACCCATGTCTCTGACACTGGTGACTCTCCGCACTGCTCTGACAGGCTTGGTTTCACACTCTCAGGAAGTTCAAGCGTCTCCAGTCCTAGGATCTTCACAGCATTGGCAGCAGCATCTTTTAGGAGTTCTCTTTTATCTGTGGAACAAGTTAAGAGTAAATTTTAATCAGTTGTATGATTTAACACTTTTACCAACTTCAAAGTCTGCCTCTCTAGGCAATAATTAGAAATACACAAAATTATGTTCAGTCATCTCATCTAATCAACTTACCACCCAGACTCGAACTGACAGAACGTCCTGAAGATCTGGACCTTGAGCGGCTCCTGCAGCTTCTGGGTGAGGATTGGGAAATTTGGCATCTTAGCCGACTCCCAGCCCCCCTGTATCTTCTCAAACCACTTGAAGACCTGGAGCGGGACCTGTAGCGCCTACGACGTGAGTACCTGTCTGGCGAGGGCGAGCGAGAGTGGGCCTTGTAGTGCCGGGGTGGGGAGCGGCGGTAGCGGCCACGGCCATATCTGCGATGGTTGTCACAGCGACAGCGGGAGGAACGTCTGTGGCAACGAGGGTGAGAGCGGGACCTGGCGCGAGAGGAAGACCTGCTgctggatgaagatgatgttGAAGAAGAAGACCTGTACCGTCCCCTGTTGCTACCCCGTCCCCTGTAGCTGCCAGAGCTAGAGGgacagctgctgtcactgctggttctggttctggacCAAGATGAGGGAGGACTGTTCTGGTCAAAGATAACATTGATGCCATCACTCTGACGAGCAAGGGCCATTTCAGACCTTGCGTCTTCTCCCTTGGCCATTATGATGTCTTGTGCCACaggctgaaatgaaacaaaaatgtgcaGGGATATTTAAGAAATGTTCACTTTTTACAGTAACCAGTAAATCTCGAATGGGCTGGCACATTTGCCCTTTCTAGTCATTACAGCAATAACGTGCGTCATTAAATCTTTTCAGTTAGTGCCTCAGTGTTATCAGCTTATTGCTCTAACAGCTGGTTGCACAACAGCTTTTCACTCAGCACTGCCCACAGCGAGCACAGCAACGTTACGTCACTGCAACGGCCAACTGGAAAATTCCGGACTGATGCAAGCTAAAGATAGCTTGGCTAGCATTAGCTTAGGTCTGTTATCGCTCGAAGATTTCATATTCAATTCTGTAGAATTTGATTCAGAGGCAAGTTCGACATAAACATTGCAAATacacatgaatattaataaagagtaacttaacacccAACTCTAGCTTGGCAAAACAAAGTTTTTATGCTAGCGTGGCCTTTCTTACCTAGTCGACTGTAGCTCGAAACCTTCGTACGGTTATCGTCGATATAGATCTGTAGAGTCGCCTTCAACAAAGTATCACGAGTTGATGATTTTCAAATATAactcaaaatgttcaaatttggTGGTTTTAACTAGCGGCTAgttattaaatgattaaataggTTCAAAAACGCGACCGTTTCCTCTTCGAAGTTCAACCGTCTGCAGTCGTCACTCCAATGAAGCGAGGCGGAGCAAAAGACTTTAAG
It encodes the following:
- the syf2 gene encoding pre-mRNA-splicing factor syf2, whose translation is MASCSEESTNVTATEEEATESVASQKREARLRKFRELHFKRNEARKLNHQEVVEEDKRLKLPTNWEAKKARLEWELAEDQKKKDCASKGEDYDRVKLLEITADDAERWERKKKKKNPDTGFAGYAEAQFRQYQRLTKQIRPDMEGYERQREECGEDFHPTSNSLIHGTHVPTKEGIDRMVEDVEKQIEKRSKYSRRRAYNDDADIDYINERNAKFNKKAERFYGKYTAEIKQNLERGTAV
- the rsrp1 gene encoding arginine/serine-rich protein 1 isoform X1, which gives rise to MAKGEDARSEMALARQSDGINVIFDQNSPPSSWSRTRTSSDSSCPSSSGSYRGRGSNRGRYRSSSSTSSSSSSRSSSRARSRSHPRCHRRSSRCRCDNHRRYGRGRYRRSPPRHYKAHSRSPSPDRYSRRRRYRSRSRSSSGLRRYRGAGSRLRCQISQSSPRSCRSRSRSRSSGRSVSSSLGDKRELLKDAAANAVKILGLETLELPESVKPSLSEQCGESPVSETWVRQDPEKTPSQSSDVEPDEFSPKMSPKRKTISFSINNSVAKPTVAAPSCAKVTPRVDSYESRKPYGHWVPVRSRQTSSARKHTLKTSH
- the rsrp1 gene encoding arginine/serine-rich protein 1 isoform X3 — translated: MAKGEDARSEMALARQSDGINVIFDQNSPPSSWSRTRTSSDSSCPSSSGSYRGRGSNRGRYRSSSSTSSSSSSRSSSRARSRSHPRCHRRSSRCRCDNHRRYGRGRYRRSPPRHYKAHSRSPSPDRYSRRRRYRSRSRSSSGLRRYRGAGSRLRCQISQSSPRSCRSRSRSRSSGRSVSSSLGDKRELLKDAAANAVKILGLETLELPESVKPSLSEQCGESPVSETWVRQDPEKTPSQNPPLADGAQACGLHYSDYSCRELKTDEELLSICQRAVMWSLMSSAQRCPLKGKPSLSALIILWPNQQWQLRLVLR
- the rsrp1 gene encoding arginine/serine-rich protein 1 isoform X2; its protein translation is MAKGEDARSEMALARQSDGINVIFDQNSPPSSWSRTRTSSDSSCPSSSGSYRGRGSNRGRYRSSSSTSSSSSSRSSSRARSRSHPRCHRRSSRCRCDNHRRYGRGRYRRSPPRHYKAHSRSPSPDRYSRRRRYRSRSRSSSGLRRYRGAGSRLRCQISQSSPRSCRSRSRSRSSGRSVSSSLGDKRELLKDAAANAVKILGLETLELPESVKPSLSEQCGESPVSETWVRQDPEKTPSQQNPPLADGAQACGLHYSDYSCRELKTDEELLSICQRAVMWSLMSSAQRCPLKGKPSLSALIILWPNQQWQLRLVLR